A window of Flammeovirga kamogawensis genomic DNA:
TAATCTACAATTTTCTTAGTTAATTCACCGAACTAAAAATGCATCATTTTGTTAACAAATGATTGCAACCCGTTTCGATCCATATTTTTAATTACATTTTTATGTTATTTGCAATAATTCGTAAAAAAAACTTAACAAGGTGGTCATTGGTAAAATTGCAATGTAACTTTGTGAGTAACTGAATATAATAGCCAATAATATTAATATCATCTTTAAGTATTGAATTCACAATCAAGATCTATATGGTGGGTAATTACCCTCACTACCTTTTGTTTCTTAATAATAGGATATAAAGTCTATGAAAACGGCGGCAGTAACTCAAGAAAATTAGCTTTTGAGGTTACTAAAGAACGTGCTGTTAGATATGGAGAAACTATCGAATCTAGATTACAAACCTTATTAAGTGAAATGAGGTTGATAAGTAATACGATGCAAATTATTGCAGAAGATGAAGGTAATACAGATGAAGTCTTAGAAGGCCTTCTTGATAATACCGTAGTACAGTATACTAATATAGAATACATGTGGATGGTACTTGTTGATAGTAACTCTATAGATAATGCTTATTACAATCCTATTTTTTATGATAATGAATCTATGAATGCTGATGGTGAAATTAATCATGAAATTAAAAAAGGGCAATTAGATTGGAATGAGTTTTTCTTAAAAGAAAGAATATTAGCATCAAGAGAATCTTTTGTAACGTTGCCAAAGCATATACAAAACGGTAGTAATAATTTATTTGCAGTACATGTAGTATTACCATTCTTTTCTGAAAATGATAAATTTATTGGTGCTGTTGGGTCTGCAATTCGCTTATCTTTCTTTCAAAATTTTATAAAAGATACAGATGGAGATGATCAAAGGTATGTATGTATTGCAGCTCCAAATGGTCAAATAGTAGGCTCTGTTAATCCTTCTGATATTGGTAAAAATGATGGTATTCCTGCATATTTATTTGCATCATTAAGAAACGATCAAAAAGTAAGTAGAATAGTAGAAAATAGTGAAACAGACGAAAGCTACTATGAAATGTTATTTCCAATTAAAATTCAGGGAATGACAGAACCTTGGGTTATCACTACTAGAGTACCACTCGAAGCAGTTTTAAGAAGTTCAATCCAGTCTCGCAATTTTACAATGGCATTGGTTTTTCTTCTGTGGGTAATTATTACTTCATCATTAACATTTATGGTAAGTAAATGGAAAAGTGAATTAGGACAACGTAAAATTGTTGTAGAAGAATATAAAAAAACCAACGAACTATTAAGAAATATATTAGACAACTCTGATCATATCATGATGTATACTTTAGATCGTGATAAACGTTTATTGAGTTGTAATAATAAGTTCATGAAAATTACAGAAATGCTTACAGGCGTCAGGCTCGAAAAAGGAGTTTACTTGTTGGATATTTTTGATAGTATAAAAGAGAACAATAAGAATATTTTTGAAAGAGAATATTTTGACCGTTGTATAAAAGGAGAAGACTTAGTAGTTGTCGATAAATTTAAAGGTTATTATTTCGAACAGTTTTTTAATCC
This region includes:
- a CDS encoding ATP-binding protein, whose translation is MNSQSRSIWWVITLTTFCFLIIGYKVYENGGSNSRKLAFEVTKERAVRYGETIESRLQTLLSEMRLISNTMQIIAEDEGNTDEVLEGLLDNTVVQYTNIEYMWMVLVDSNSIDNAYYNPIFYDNESMNADGEINHEIKKGQLDWNEFFLKERILASRESFVTLPKHIQNGSNNLFAVHVVLPFFSENDKFIGAVGSAIRLSFFQNFIKDTDGDDQRYVCIAAPNGQIVGSVNPSDIGKNDGIPAYLFASLRNDQKVSRIVENSETDESYYEMLFPIKIQGMTEPWVITTRVPLEAVLRSSIQSRNFTMALVFLLWVIITSSLTFMVSKWKSELGQRKIVVEEYKKTNELLRNILDNSDHIMMYTLDRDKRLLSCNNKFMKITEMLTGVRLEKGVYLLDIFDSIKENNKNIFEREYFDRCIKGEDLVVVDKFKGYYFEQFFNPFRNTQGEIIGVTSFLVDVTELKDAQKQLEVHKNHLELLVEKRTKHIERQNEALRTQSEKLRVAHDEIRESNLTLEHKNDEIASKNIAMHDSLMKTESALSQLKEMQDQLVSSEKLASIGQLTAGIAHEINNPINFVANNVLPLKDDIEDLIQAFNELKKFVKEETINEIEENYDVTFVIQEINDLLKGVEEGANRTTQIVMDLKTFARMDSAQFKEANLEEGIDTSLTLLNNKLKNRVEVHKDYGNIPLVNCNESKVNQVFMNILNNAEQAIKDEGNLSIKTWSDDKMVYIKITDDGGGMDKETVNKIFDPFFTTKPVGLGTGLGMSISFGIIQDHKGDIKVDSEVGKGTSFTIILPIIGPQKTEEQ